A part of Oncorhynchus kisutch isolate 150728-3 linkage group LG2, Okis_V2, whole genome shotgun sequence genomic DNA contains:
- the fev gene encoding protein FEV isoform X1, producing MKQNCGGNVMFNMYLSDPTEHLLKESKSGSWSPSNTGAQKGSGQIQLWQFLLELLSDSANMSCITWEGTNGEFKLIDPDEVARRWGERKSKPNMNYDKLSRALRYYYDKNIMTKVHGKRYAYKFDFHGLAQVCQPSTTEQALYKFQSNFAPIPFSGISKLSLVGPGVGPSGFSYWPGSPPTLYHSHNLQPPGPFGAVSASHINCVNNINNLNNINNHYN from the exons ATGAAACAGAACTGCGGAGGAAACGTTATGTTTAACATGTATCTCTCAG ATCCAACAGAACATCTGTTGAAAGAAAGCAAAAGTGGATCCTGGAGTCCCTCAAATACAGGGGCTCAAAAAG GTAGTGGACAGATTCAGCTATGGCAGTTTCTCCTCGAACTCCTGTCAGACAGCGCCAACATGTCCTGCATTACCTGGGAAGGGACGAACGGAGAATTCAAGCTAATTGACCCTGATGAGGTGGCCCGGCGATGGGGCGAGCGCAAAAGCAAGCCCAACATGAACTACGATAAACTCAGCCGCGCATTGCGGTACTACTACGACAAAAACATCATGACAAAGGTCCATGGGAAGCGATATGCTTACAAATTCGACTTTCACGGCTTGGCACAGGTGTGTCAACCCTCAACAACAGAGCAAGCGCTTTATAAATTCCAGAGTAATTTTGCCCCTATTCCTTTTTCAGGGATTTCCAAGCTAAGCCTCGTTGGTCCAGGCGTTGGTCCGTCCGGATTCTCCTATTGGCCGGGTTCGCCACCCACTCTCTACCACAGTCACAACCTCCAACCCCCGGGACCATTTGGTGCTGTGTCCGCTTCGCACATCAACTgtgtcaacaacatcaacaacctgAATAATATCAATAACCACTACAATTGA
- the fev gene encoding protein FEV isoform X2 — protein sequence MSCITWEGTNGEFKLIDPDEVARRWGERKSKPNMNYDKLSRALRYYYDKNIMTKVHGKRYAYKFDFHGLAQVCQPSTTEQALYKFQSNFAPIPFSGISKLSLVGPGVGPSGFSYWPGSPPTLYHSHNLQPPGPFGAVSASHINCVNNINNLNNINNHYN from the coding sequence ATGTCCTGCATTACCTGGGAAGGGACGAACGGAGAATTCAAGCTAATTGACCCTGATGAGGTGGCCCGGCGATGGGGCGAGCGCAAAAGCAAGCCCAACATGAACTACGATAAACTCAGCCGCGCATTGCGGTACTACTACGACAAAAACATCATGACAAAGGTCCATGGGAAGCGATATGCTTACAAATTCGACTTTCACGGCTTGGCACAGGTGTGTCAACCCTCAACAACAGAGCAAGCGCTTTATAAATTCCAGAGTAATTTTGCCCCTATTCCTTTTTCAGGGATTTCCAAGCTAAGCCTCGTTGGTCCAGGCGTTGGTCCGTCCGGATTCTCCTATTGGCCGGGTTCGCCACCCACTCTCTACCACAGTCACAACCTCCAACCCCCGGGACCATTTGGTGCTGTGTCCGCTTCGCACATCAACTgtgtcaacaacatcaacaacctgAATAATATCAATAACCACTACAATTGA